The sequence ATCGAGGTATGTTCGATCACCACTTTTTGTCCAGAGCTTTGCGGGAGCGTCAAGGGTTGTCTGGCCCACTCTTGCCAATGGATGTACAAATTAATGAAACCGGGAGCGGCAACTTCGATCCGCTGTACAAGTCCTGTGATACTTCCTTGCAGCTGAAGTTCTGTCTTCACCAGCTCTGCGATGGCCATAGGCGATTTGCGCAGTAGCTTTGCGAGCTGTAAGGCAATACTGCTGGAATAATCGCCATGCTCCGCATTGGCAGGTTGCTCGATCAGAAGGGCAATATCGTTGGGGTATGCCAACTCCAGCTTCATAAATACGCTTCTTACACTTTGTTCCAGACTGCTTTTGATGATTTGACTAATCACTTGGATGACCTCCTTTAAAATGCAAAAAAAGCCCCCGTCTCAAAAGAGACGAGGGCTTTAGCGCTCGCGGTACCACTCTCGTTGCTAAACTAGGCAAGTTTAGCCACCTCAAAAGGTTAACGGTCTTCAGCCGGGGCTTCCTACTGTTTCGTTCAGAAGTCCATCTCACGGGTGCGCTTCATTAGCTGATCTGTACCGGCTTTCACTCTCCCGGCTCGCTATTGGACTAGATCAAAGGTAACTACTCTCCCGATCATCGATTGTAGATTGATTTTTACCATTATAACGAAATTAAGTAAGAAAGCAATAGCTTATTATTCGATCAGAAACAGTTTTCACAATTTACTTCGCGCAGTTATAAAGACAATTGTTATATTGAATTGAACCGCGGAGAAGCCCACGGTTCAATTCTTGTTCTTAGCTAGTGACTGTGATAGTCGGTGCCGAAATTGCTGGCGGGGTCGTCAGATCTGAAGTTGTATTTGTAAAGTTGGTTACTTCAATTGTGACAGGTGTACCCACTAGCAAATCGATAGTAGCAAGCACCAGACTGGCTGTTGTCATTGTGGACAAGGTGCTTTGTTGAAGCACTCCATTAAGATAGACATTTAAGGAATCTTCAGCCGAAACAGTTGGTAATGCACCTACAGGAGCATCAGCATCATCCGTAAAGCTCGCTGCCAGAACAGTTGTATTCGTTGCCCCGATCATACCGGCGGTTATGGCTGCAAAGTATCTGGTTACTACCGGATTCACTGTAGTAGCGATAACCCCTCCAGTAGCTATTGGCGCAGAGGCGACTGCTGTGAAGACTGGTTTGATGACTGGCATATGATCACCTCCCTTCTTGTGTTACTAAATCGAAGATTATTTCGACTCATCATAGTAAATGAATAATTATTAATAATGAAACGGCATTAGTATGTAGATAACCTCATTTGGGTTGTACATTTATTTTTTCTGGTCAGATGTCCATTCACGACAAGGCATATGTTCATATGCTAGTGTAGCTAAATTTAGAAGTTGGGAATGGGAGGTGTAGGATTGGCTTCTTCTATCCGGGATAAAAAATATTGTGGAAAAGCAAAAAACAAAAAAAGAGTGCTTCATTTAAAAAAGAAAATCCGGCCTACAGATTGTTTATCTAAGAAAAGACTACGCTTCAAGCGTTGCCCGCGAAGATTGGTAAGCCATAAGATTGGACGAGGGCAAACCCGCACCATTGGTTCGCAGGCACCTAACAATACACAAGGCACTCCTGGTGCCCAAGGACCTCAAGGACCACAAGGACCACAAGGACCACAAGGACCTCAAGGACCTCAAGGTGCTTATGAGGTTCAAGCAGCAGGGAATTATCAGGGACTTATAGGTCCCGAGGGGGCTCGAGGATTCTCAGGCCCAGCGGGCCCGCAAGGACTTATAGGTCCCGAGGGGGCTCCAGGATTCTCAGGCCCAGCGGGCCCGCAAGGACCTACAGGTCCTCCAGGAGAAATACCGGCGATAACCATTGTACCAACCGTTTATCGGTATTTTTATTTGCCACTTTCGATGATTGATTCCACTGTTGATATTCCTGTCAATCAATTTACTGATGATAACGGAGGAGTTGCTGCCGAATTTGAGGGGATTGGAGCAAATAGCTATACCAATTTATATATTAATGGCGTTTTGCAGGAAGGCAGCTTGTACAGCCTAAATGAGCAGCTTCTGAGACTCTTTTTGGACGGAGATATGTTAATTGCGGGGACGCCTATCATCGTTGAGAATGTGGAGTTTTTAGCACGAGTAGCATAGCATTCGTTTAGCACTTGGCTCCACGGTAGCGCATGATGCACATATGCCCATGCGCCCGCCGATACATAGATACTTTTGTCCACACCGAGAGAACGGAAAGGGAATATTAGTAATTGGATACATTGAGTATTATAAGTTACACCTATCCTAAGGAGGTGACTCACCATACTTGAGAAACGCATAGGGTATGGTACGCCATGGGCTTAAGATCTAAGGTAATGTTATTTTCTCATATTTGCGAACCGGATCGGATTACAGGTGCCGAGAAGTGGTTGCTTTTCATAGCTACAACCCTTAGCCGGAGATATGAGGTTATTCTGGTTGTCCCCCGTTTCGGCAAGCTATTTCTTGAAGCAACGGAGAATCATATACAAGTCATCATCCAAGATTATCCGTTGTTATGGTCCTTATATGAGTCTTCTCCTGCTATGCATCAAGAACTGGCGAATTTCATGGCCACAGATACCTACCGGTTATTAGTAAACCAACTGCAGACATATCGACCGGACTGGATTGTGGTTAATACGTCTGTATGCGCATTGCCTGCGTCTGCGGCAAAAGAACTCGGACTCCCCGTCGCTTGGATCATTAATGAAATATTGTATCCTACGATTCATCAGATTGAAGCGGTACAAATCATAAATAAATATGCGAATTGGATCATTGGTATATCAGAATCCGTGCTAGCCCCCTTCAGTATTCCTCTAATAAATGATAAAAAAAGACTGATATTCCCCTCCTGGAATGATGCTGCTCTGTGTCCTGAGAAGTGGGAGAAGAATCGTCGCAGTTTGCGGGCGGCGTATGGGATTAACGATCAAGAGATACTGATTGGATCAGTTTCAGCTATGCTGTCCCCTCATAAAGGGATTGACCAATTTATCCGTATGGCCGGGATACTGATGTCAAGATTTCCACAAGTGAAATTTTTGATTGCTGGTAGTCTGGAATTGACCGGGTATGTTGAGGAATGTAAAAGCCTTGTCCAAGCAACACCCGACCCATCCCGCATTCTATTTCACTCCTTCGAAGACCGGATTGAACAGCTATATCCAGCACTCGATGCTGTTGTTGTACCAAGCATGATTGATGAAGGATTTGGAATGACTGCCCTTGAAGGACTCATATTTGGTAAAGCTGTCCTTGCATATGGCTCTGGAGGGATTAACGAGGTGCTTACGAATACGGGCAACGGTGAATTTCTGGTGCCTAAAGGAGATTTACACCAACTGGCCCAAACTGCTTCCAATCTGATACAAAGTGAAATAGGGATGAATAAAATCAGAAATAGAAATCGCCAAGCTGCAGTAGATACTTTTGGTGAAGCGGTGTTTCAAAAGCGGTTTGATACTTTACTTCAACAGGTTGATCTTGTTGTGAACGACTTGAACAAACGTCATCAGATGGCCAAGTTTCGTTATTCTGAAGGCTCTATTCTACGTGGGGATTTATCCTATGTGGTGTTTCTTTTGGAGGAGGGTGTCAAACGTCCTTTCTGTAATGAAGCAGCGATGGCTCGATACCGGTATAACATAGTGAGCGATGTCCAGGTTGTAAACGATGCCGAGCTACAAGCTTATCCCACAGGACATGTGCTATCTACTGAGGAGCCTTTTGAAGTAAACAGCCCGATGAATATGATGCTCATGGGTTCAGGAACAGGTGTTTACTGGCGGAGAGGGGAAACAATTCACCCTGTGGTATCGCTAGAAGCCTTGCGGGCTACCGGTTGGGACCCAAATCGAATTGTGAGCGTATCAGATGATATTCTGGCCCGATTTAAGCAAGGTTCCTTAATCACTACGTTTGCTCCCTACCCGCAGACGATTGCAAGGTGAGGGGCATAAAATGATGCAATATAAAAATAAAAAAACCAGGGATGAAATCCCTGGAAGTTGTGAAATCTTAAACGGTTGTAACGAATTTCCAATCTCCAAATGGGAATACCTGATCAGCCACTAAGTTTCCAGCAGCATCTCTTCCTTGTGCGTAAATTGAAATATCACTTACGAAGCCTGCAGCAGCTGGAGAAGAAACGGTAATAGCGTAACTCGGTACTACTGTTGGAATATTAAGAGTTACTACACCGTTTGGTGCACCAATAGCAAACGTGGTCGTGAAATATAATACCTCAGCCGCGCCTGTAGGTGTTGCACCAGTACTATTATAAACATTGACAACGATCGGAGTGAGTGGAGCGGCAGTCGTATTAGTAATACGCAACTCAACGGATGATGCATGGAAAGTAAGAGTCGGATTGAGGTTGGCAACTGCTCCTAACGAATAAATAGCCATAATCTTTCACCTCCTTCTGTATTGATAATGCTAGTTTATGAAATATAGATAGAGTTTGATTGTGTTAATAGTATAGGAAATACAATAAAGGCGATTCTCCTAAACAATCAATCACAGACTTAATGTCAGTACCACACCACAAGTCAGCTCCTTAGGGTGGCTTGTGGTGCGTTACTTTGTAAAGTTGGGAGATCTTAAGCGGTTGTAACGAAATTCCAATCTCCAAATGGGAATACCTGATCAGCCACTAAGTTTCCAGCAGCATCTCTTCCTTGTGCGTAAATTGAAATATCACTTACGAAGCCTGCAGCAGCTGGAGAAGAAACGGTAATAGCGTAACTCGGTACTACTGTTGGGATATTAAGAGTTACTACACCGTTCGGTGCACCAATAGCAAACGTGGTCGTGAAATATAATACCTCAGTCGCGCCTGTAGGTGTTGCACCATTGCTGTTATAAACTTTGACAACGATCGGAGTGAGTGGAGCGGCAGTCGTATTAGTAATACGCAACTCAACGGATGACGCATGGAAAGTAAGAGTCGGGTTGAGGTTGGCAACTGCTCCTAACGAATAGATAGCCATAATCTTTCACCTCCTTCGGTATTGATAATGCTAATTTATGAATTATAGATAGAGTTTGATTGTGTTAATAGTATAGGAATACAATAAAGGCGATTCTCTTAAACAATCATTCATAGACTTGAACCTGTCGACAACAATGCTGTAAGCAGAATCAGACCCACGCCGTTATAGCAGCTTTACCGCAGTGCCGGGCGCAGTAATAGCATGCTGTACAATAGAAAATACTTTCAAAGACTTTTGGGCCCTGAATAAGATTGCATGAGAAAAACGCCTTGCCCCATTTACTACGGGAGCAAGGCGTTTTTGAATTAAACCATCAGAATCTCGCGGATATCCTGCTCGGTTAAGCTGGACAGTGCTTCCTGTCCGGGCTGGATGATTTCATCAATCAGATTTTTTTTCTTCTGTTGCAGCTCGTACATCTTATCTTCCACGGTGCCTTGCGTAACGAGGCGGATAACCTGCACTACGTTCTTCTGCCCGATTCGATGAGCACGATCGGCAGCC comes from Paenibacillus sp. 19GGS1-52 and encodes:
- a CDS encoding DUF4183 domain-containing protein encodes the protein MASSIRDKKYCGKAKNKKRVLHLKKKIRPTDCLSKKRLRFKRCPRRLVSHKIGRGQTRTIGSQAPNNTQGTPGAQGPQGPQGPQGPQGPQGPQGAYEVQAAGNYQGLIGPEGARGFSGPAGPQGLIGPEGAPGFSGPAGPQGPTGPPGEIPAITIVPTVYRYFYLPLSMIDSTVDIPVNQFTDDNGGVAAEFEGIGANSYTNLYINGVLQEGSLYSLNEQLLRLFLDGDMLIAGTPIIVENVEFLARVA
- a CDS encoding glycosyltransferase family 4 protein → MGLRSKVMLFSHICEPDRITGAEKWLLFIATTLSRRYEVILVVPRFGKLFLEATENHIQVIIQDYPLLWSLYESSPAMHQELANFMATDTYRLLVNQLQTYRPDWIVVNTSVCALPASAAKELGLPVAWIINEILYPTIHQIEAVQIINKYANWIIGISESVLAPFSIPLINDKKRLIFPSWNDAALCPEKWEKNRRSLRAAYGINDQEILIGSVSAMLSPHKGIDQFIRMAGILMSRFPQVKFLIAGSLELTGYVEECKSLVQATPDPSRILFHSFEDRIEQLYPALDAVVVPSMIDEGFGMTALEGLIFGKAVLAYGSGGINEVLTNTGNGEFLVPKGDLHQLAQTASNLIQSEIGMNKIRNRNRQAAVDTFGEAVFQKRFDTLLQQVDLVVNDLNKRHQMAKFRYSEGSILRGDLSYVVFLLEEGVKRPFCNEAAMARYRYNIVSDVQVVNDAELQAYPTGHVLSTEEPFEVNSPMNMMLMGSGTGVYWRRGETIHPVVSLEALRATGWDPNRIVSVSDDILARFKQGSLITTFAPYPQTIAR
- a CDS encoding DUF4183 domain-containing protein, whose amino-acid sequence is MPVIKPVFTAVASAPIATGGVIATTVNPVVTRYFAAITAGMIGATNTTVLAASFTDDADAPVGALPTVSAEDSLNVYLNGVLQQSTLSTMTTASLVLATIDLLVGTPVTIEVTNFTNTTSDLTTPPAISAPTITVTS